GTCGCTGTCCTGCGGGAAGCGCTCCTTCCAGGTGCGGAAGCTCGCCGCGATGTCCAGCCGCCGCCCCAGGTCCCTCTCGAACCCGGTGAACGCCGCCACGCCGGCCTCGTCGGACGGGGCCGGCGATTTCGAGGGGCTCGGGGAGCCCGACGGGGAGCCCGACGGGACCGGACCGCGCGGACGGTCGCGCACCGGATCGACCCAGGCGCCGAAATAGGCGCCCTTGGCCGGCGGCGTGGGCGCCACCCCCGGTCGCGCCGTGGACTGGATCTTCGGAGTCGCCCGTTCGCCCCCGTCACAGCCCGTCAGAGCCAGCACCGCCGCGAGCGTCATCGCCCAGATGGCCCGAGCCCGCGACCGCCCCTTCACCATGATCCTCCGAACACTCGTCCACAGCGACGAAAGGACGATACTGGGCGATGCGGGAGAAGGCAGTCACATCCAGCGCCTCGCCTCGTGTCCTGGGGTCGACGTCCGCCGCGCGCAGCGCCCGTTCCGCCGCGTCCGCCGAGCCCGCCCAGCCGGCCAGCGCGGCCCGCAGCGTCTTGCGGCGCTGCGCGAAGGCGGCGTCGACGACGGCGAAGACCTCCTCGCGCGTCACCCCGCCCACGTCCGGCGGATCACGCCGGGTGAACCCGACGAGGCCGGAGTCCACGTTGGGCGCCGGCCAGAACACCGCACGGCCCACCGATCCGGCCCGCCGTGCGTCCGCGTACCAGGCCAGCTTCACCGAAGGTACCCCGTAGACCTTGCTCCCGGGGCCGGCGACCAGTCGGTCGGCGACCTCCGCCTGCACCATCACCAGCCCGTGCCGCAGCGACGGGAAGGTCGCCAGCAGGTGCAGCACCACCGGAACGGCCACGTTGTAGGGCAGGTTGGCGACCAGCGCGGTCGGCGGGGGCCCCGGCAGCGCGGTGATCCGCAGCGCGTCGGCCGGAACGACCTCCAGCCTCCCGGCCACGTCCGGGGCGCGGGCCGCCACGGTGCGCGGCAGCTCCTCGGCCAGCACCGGGTCGATCTCCACGGCGACGACCCGACGGGCCCGTTCCAGCAGCGCCAGGGTCAGCGAGCCCAGCCCGGGGCCGACCTCGATCACCACGTCGTCGTCCAACTCGGCGGCCCGGACGATGCGGCGGACCGTGTTGGCGTCGATGACGAAGTTCTGCCCCAGCGTCTTGGTCGGCCGGATGCCCAGCCGCCCGGCCAGGTCGCGCACCTCGGCCGGGCCCAGCAGTGCCTGTGTGTCCCCCACCGGTTCAGTCTGTCAGCATCTCTGATGGCTTCGTCCGGCGCGGCGATGCAACAGTCCGGAGCGCCCGGACGTCCTCGAGGTGACAGAAGGGATGTCTGTGGACGACGACGGTGCGACCTACGAGGAGTTCGTGACCACCCGTGCCCAGTCGCTCCTCCGCTACGGCTACGTGCTGACCGGCGATCCGCACGACGCGGCCGACCTGCTCCAGGAGAGCCTGGTGCGGCTGCGCGCCGCCTGGCCCCGGGTCGTCAACAAGCACGACCCCGAGGGCTACACCCGGACGATCATGGCGCGGCAGCACATCAGCATCTGGCGGCGGCGGAGACGGGAGAGCCTGGTGGGCCGGGTGCCCGAGCGCGAGTACACCGACCGCGGGCTGGACCGGGCCGAGCAGGACCCGGCGCTCTGGGAGGCGCTGTCGGCGCTGCCCACGCGCCAACGCGCGGTCCTGGTGCTGCGCTACTACGAGGACATGTCCGACGAGCAGATCGCGAACACGCTCGGGATCTCACGCGGCACCGTGCGCAGCCAGGCGTCGCGAGCCCTGGACAAGTTGCGGGCGGGGTGGCGTCCGGCCGTCCCCGCCGAGAGCGGGAGCCGAGGATGACCGACGAACTCACCGACCTCCTGAGGGAGACGCTGCGCGGCGCGGCCGGCGACGCGCCCGCGCCCGAGCACGACCTGCTGGACCGGGTCGAACGGCGACATCGCGCCAGACGCCGCCGCCGGACGGGGGCCGCCGCCGCGGCCATGGCCGTCGTCCTGTGCGGCTCCGGGGTGATCGCGACGACCCTCGGCCCGGGCTCGGAGGCCCCCTCCCCCACGGCCGCCGCCGCGACCCCGGGCCCGCTGACCAAGGCGGTGCTCGGCGACCCGGTGCCGGCCGAGGAGCTGTGGCCCGACGCGGTGCGGACGACGTCGAACAAGCTGCCCGACGGTCGCCGCTTCCACCCCATCACCCTGCTGAACGACACGACGCTGCTGGTCTCCACGGAGGCCGGCTTCGAGGTGACCGACGAGCTCCTCGCGTACGACCTGGAGACGCGCAGCTCCACGCTGATCACCAAGGTCCCGGTGCCCGCCGAGTCCGTCATCTACGCCTCGGACTTCACCGTCGGCGACGGGCACGTCGCCTGGTGGTTCCAGCACGGCGAGGGCGCCGACGCCGTCATCGAGATCGCGACCGCCCCGCTGGCCGGCGGCGGAGCCCTCCGGAAGGTCACCGTCCCCGCCGGGGAGGACGAGGGCGGGGTGAGCCGATTGGCCGTCGGCGGCGGGCGGGTCTACTGGACGCTGGACGCGAGGGGGGGCCCGCAGGACGGCGTGTACTCGGCTCCGCTGGCGGGCGG
The DNA window shown above is from Thermomonospora umbrina and carries:
- the rsmA gene encoding 16S rRNA (adenine(1518)-N(6)/adenine(1519)-N(6))-dimethyltransferase RsmA produces the protein MGDTQALLGPAEVRDLAGRLGIRPTKTLGQNFVIDANTVRRIVRAAELDDDVVIEVGPGLGSLTLALLERARRVVAVEIDPVLAEELPRTVAARAPDVAGRLEVVPADALRITALPGPPPTALVANLPYNVAVPVVLHLLATFPSLRHGLVMVQAEVADRLVAGPGSKVYGVPSVKLAWYADARRAGSVGRAVFWPAPNVDSGLVGFTRRDPPDVGGVTREEVFAVVDAAFAQRRKTLRAALAGWAGSADAAERALRAADVDPRTRGEALDVTAFSRIAQYRPFVAVDECSEDHGEGAVAGSGHLGDDARGGAGSDGL
- a CDS encoding SigE family RNA polymerase sigma factor; amino-acid sequence: MSVDDDGATYEEFVTTRAQSLLRYGYVLTGDPHDAADLLQESLVRLRAAWPRVVNKHDPEGYTRTIMARQHISIWRRRRRESLVGRVPEREYTDRGLDRAEQDPALWEALSALPTRQRAVLVLRYYEDMSDEQIANTLGISRGTVRSQASRALDKLRAGWRPAVPAESGSRG